The Nitrospirota bacterium DNA segment TTCGGCAATTGATGGAATCCAAGCAGGCGCTCATTCGACGGATTCGAAACGGCCACCTCGCCGAAGTGCTCGAGTACGTGCGGTCCGGCCAAGGTCTCCGGTTGTCGGATCAACTGCGACAGGATCTGCGGACGCTGGAAGATCGTCTGGATCGGAGACTCGAGCGACTGGAGGAAAGCGAAGGAGGGATTGCCCAGTACGCTTTCCGGGGCTTGCTGCTGGCGCTGCTCGGCGGCACGGCACTTGGCTTCGCCGGAGTCCGGCTGCTGGCCGGGTCCATCACGAAACCGCTCGCCTTCTTGCGGTCGTCGGTCGAAACGTTCGGGGAGACCGAAGAGGCGGATGCGCCCTTGCCGTCCATCGACATTCATTCGTCCGACGAGATCGGCAATCTGGCCCGAGCGTATGAGGGCATGGCCCGGCGAATCAGGAACCACATCGGTGATCTCGAGGCGATCAGCGCGATCGGCCATGAGATCAATATCATCGGCCCGGATGGGCTTGAAGGTTGCTTGAGACGAATCGCCGACCGAGCGGTGGAATTGACCCAAGCCGATGTCTGTCTGGTGATGTTGCGTGACGATAAGATGGGGTGTTGGGTCATAGAAGCCGCTTCAGGCGAGTGGGGGAGGCGCTTAAACAAGTCCGTGATGTTGTGGGAGGAGTTTCCCGTCTCGGTTCGCGCGTTCGAAACCCGAGAACCCGCCTTCGGCGAACATCTCCGCCGCGACCGAAGTCCTGAGGTCAGTCGGCGCAATCTGATCGGCGACAGCATGCTCTCGATCCCGCTGCTTTCGCAGGGGGAGCCGTTCGGCGTGCTCGTGCTGCTGAAGGAAGAGGGCGGCAGCCGGGACGGCTGGAATGTGCGCTTGGCGAGAGGGTTGGCCGAAGAAGCGGCCTTAGCCATATCCAACGCCCGGCTCTATGAACAGGCTCATCAGAAGCAGAAAGACCTGGCCGCGCGGCTGCGCCATCTCGAGCATCTGGCCGAGACGCTGGCGCACGATCTGAAAGGGCCTGGGGAACGGATGGGCGGCTTGGCGTCGTTGGTGATGAAGGAGTATCAGGCGCGGTTGGACGACCGGGGCGCCCGATGGCTCTCCTTGATCGAGCAAAACGGGCGGGAATTGGCGGCGCGCGTCGAAGGTCTCCTGGCGGTGGCCAGAGTGGGTTCCCGGCAGGAGGCGGTCGCCGCGGTCGATCCCTACCTCGTCGTCAATGAGGTCTTGAAGGCAAGGTCGTGGCAACTGGAACAACGTCGCGCGCGGGTCGAGGTAGGACAGGGATTCCCGCTGGTCGCCTGCCACCACGCGTACCTCCGGCAAGTGTTCGACAACCTTATTTCCAATTCGGTCAAGTTCACTCCCGAGGATGCGTCGCCGGACATCGCCATCACGGCGGCTCGTGACGGACCTATGGTGTGCTTTGCGATCCGCGACTGCGGGGTCGGCATTCCCACCGACAAGCGCGAGCGGGTCTTCGAACCCTTCGTACGCCTACAACTCGGGGGTGACAAAGGAAGCGGCATCGGGCTGACGATCGTCAAACGGATCGTCGAACTCTATGGAGGACAAGTCTGGATCGAGCCGAACGAGGGACCGGGCTGCACGGTGAAATTCACGCTGCCGGTGCTCGGCGAGTTCGACTCTGTCGCACCCGATTCGGTGGGGTCAGCGGAGGAACGACGACGGCCCGATCGCTGAATTAGGCGCGGTGTCGGGCGACCCGGACCTGCGCCGGGGGAAGAAGCAAGATGGCAAACGCGATAAGCGATCGGCGAGCAGTACCTCATAAAACGCGCGCGCCTTTTACGATTCTGGTCGTCGAAGACGATGCCTCCGACACAGAATTGATCTTGCACACCCTGGAACAGGCCGACCTCAAGGTATTCGAAGGAGATCTGAACTTCGAGGTGCGAGCGACGGCCGAGGGCGCGTTGAAGTTGTTGAGCGAACGCGCCGTTGATCTTGTCCTGACAGATATGGTGCTGCCGGGTATGGACGGGCTGGATTTGGTTTCGAAGATTCAGGAGATCGACCGCAACCTGCCGGTTCTTGTGGTGACGCGAATCAACGGCGTGCCGCAGGCCGTTGATGCCATGAGGCGCGGCGCCTATGACTATATCGTGAAACCGGTCTACCCGCAGGATCTGGGCATGCGGCTCCATCGGGCCATCCGGTTTTCCGAGATCCTCCGACGCAGTTCCATGTATGAACGTATCGCGCGACAGGAACTGCAAGCCGGCAACTTGGTCGGCGTGAGCCCGGCGTTTCAAAACGTCATGCGCCAGGTGCGAGAGGCCGCGCAGGTTCGGTCGACCGTGCTCATCACCGGCGAAACCGGCACCGGCAAGGGACTGATCGCCCGGGCGATCCACGAACACAGTCGGGAGCGCGACAAACCCTATCAGGTGATCGACTGCACGACCGTGCCGGAAGGCATCATGGAGAGCGAACTGT contains these protein-coding regions:
- a CDS encoding ATP-binding protein, whose product is MIEALREWWNRLRVQQKLSIILFACFLPILSALAVHVTIVDRLLSLHGERHRSLLAREQLHILRRMAVDIEDAFRGYLLTGQDAFLAPLEDAEAHLEPALDQSMQLIGGVTDLSTDDVRRVDRQLRQLMESKQALIRRIRNGHLAEVLEYVRSGQGLRLSDQLRQDLRTLEDRLDRRLERLEESEGGIAQYAFRGLLLALLGGTALGFAGVRLLAGSITKPLAFLRSSVETFGETEEADAPLPSIDIHSSDEIGNLARAYEGMARRIRNHIGDLEAISAIGHEINIIGPDGLEGCLRRIADRAVELTQADVCLVMLRDDKMGCWVIEAASGEWGRRLNKSVMLWEEFPVSVRAFETREPAFGEHLRRDRSPEVSRRNLIGDSMLSIPLLSQGEPFGVLVLLKEEGGSRDGWNVRLARGLAEEAALAISNARLYEQAHQKQKDLAARLRHLEHLAETLAHDLKGPGERMGGLASLVMKEYQARLDDRGARWLSLIEQNGRELAARVEGLLAVARVGSRQEAVAAVDPYLVVNEVLKARSWQLEQRRARVEVGQGFPLVACHHAYLRQVFDNLISNSVKFTPEDASPDIAITAARDGPMVCFAIRDCGVGIPTDKRERVFEPFVRLQLGGDKGSGIGLTIVKRIVELYGGQVWIEPNEGPGCTVKFTLPVLGEFDSVAPDSVGSAEERRRPDR